One Kryptolebias marmoratus isolate JLee-2015 linkage group LG21, ASM164957v2, whole genome shotgun sequence DNA segment encodes these proteins:
- the pdss1 gene encoding decaprenyl-diphosphate synthase subunit 1, translated as MAGPWWRLCRRWAIGGATTTLSETLRCFSGGPASSSACPLGRASWSSGAGDERRPSFSPQTHSKAFHLSSSGLRRAPRCSCRATHSDARPEDPFTLAQKDLSSLYDDIKKELFVSTKELKHLCDYYFDGKGKAIRPIIVILMSRALNIHSNKAGDLLPGQRTIAMISEMIHTASLVHDDVIDSSDERRGKRSINDVWGQKKAILAGDFILSAATTALARVGDSTVVKVLSQAIEDLVRGEFMQLGSKENENERFKHYLDKTFKKTASLMAHSCKAVSILVSSDPDVHEIAYQYGRNVGIAFQLVDDVLDFTSGADQLGKPTAADLKLGLATGPVLFACQQFPELHAMIMRRFSSRGDVDRAWQYVLQSDGVQQTTFLARRYCEEAIRQISLLRPSHERDALIRLTQIVLSRNK; from the exons ATGGCGGGGCCGTGGTGGAGGCTCTGCAGGAGGTGGGCTATCGGTGGTGCGACCACGACTTTGTCCGAGACTCTGCGGTGTTTCAGCGGCGGGCCCGCGTCCTCCTCCGCGTGCCCTTTGGGCCGGGCGTCCTGGAGCTCCGGAGCGGGGGACGAG aGGAGGCCGTCGTTCTCGCCACAGACCCACTCCAAAGCCTTCCACCTAAGTTCGTCTGGACTCAG ACGCGCCCCTCGCTGCAGCTGCAGGGCGACGCACAGCGACGCCAGGCCCGAAGACCCCTTCACGTTAGCCCAGAAGGACTTGAGCAGCTTGTATGACGACATCAAAAAG GAGCTGTTTGTGTCTACGAAAGAACTGAAGCATCTGTGCGACTACTATTTTGACGGCAAAGGCAAGGCCATTCGACCAATTATAGTCATCCTGATGTCCCGGGCCCTTAACATCCACAGCAACAAGgctgg AGATTTGCTCCCAGGGCAGAGGACGATAGCCATGATCTCGGAGATGATTCACACGGCCAGCTTGGTGCACGACGACGTGATCGACAGCTCAGACGAGCGAAGGGGGAAGAGATCCATCAACGACGTGTGGGGCCAGAAGAAG GCTATTTTGGCTGGAGACTTCATACTCTCAGCTGCCACGACGGCCTTGGCTCGTGTCGGCGACAGCACCGTGGTGAAAGTGCTCTCCCAGGCGATAGAGGACCTGGTGCGAG GTGAATTCATGCAGCTGGGCTCCAAAGAGAACGAGAACGAGCGCTTCAAACACTACCTCGACAAAACCTTCAAGAAGACGGCGAGCCTCATGGCGCACAGCTGTAAAGCA GTGTCCATTCTGGTCAGCTCGGACCCGGACGTGCACGAAATAGCCTACCAGTACGGGAGAAACGTGGGCATCGCCTTCCAG CTGGTGGATGATGTTTTGGACTTCACATCGGGAGCTGATCAGCTGGGGAAACCTACAGCTGCTGATCTGAAGCTGGGTTTGGCCACTGGACCGGTTCTGTTCGCTTGTCAGCAG tTTCCTGAGCTTCATGCAATGATTATGAGACGTTTCAGCTCCAGAGGAGATGTCGACCGAGCCTGGCAGTACGTCCTTCAG agcgATGGCGTGCAGCAGACCACGTTCTTGGCCCGGCGCTACTGTGAAGAAGCCATCAGGCAGATCAGCCTGCTGCGGCCGTCCCACGAGAGGGACGCCCTCATCAGGCTCACGCAGATCGTCCTCAGCAGGAACAAATGA